In a genomic window of Cynocephalus volans isolate mCynVol1 chromosome 1, mCynVol1.pri, whole genome shotgun sequence:
- the LOC134376140 gene encoding somatomedin-B and thrombospondin type-1 domain-containing protein-like, translating to MPSSLPVVSCVVAEWSGWGRCVKPCQLSYRVRQRRVLREPRNGGVPCPLLEEQAGCMEYWSHQGAECQQSLRSYGKEWKKRSVSKEQETVGYCVQFRLGSIPGSCGQVRAPHAQWTRYLTQGHTVCVRCEWPAQDARSRCCYGDGSGARGNQLSLWQAAGHPLCRGTWERLKQLRDCSCPEVHSFVFI from the exons ATGCCATCTTCTCTTCCAGTGGTCTCCTGCGTGGTGGCAGAGTGGAGTGGCTGGGGTCGCTGCGTCAAGCCCTGCCAGCTCTCCTACCGTGTTCGCCAGAGGCGTGTCCTGCGGGAGCCAAGAAATGGAGGTGTCCCCTGTCCCCTTCTGGAAGAGCAGGCAGGCTGCATGGAGTACTGGAGCCACCAGGGAGCGGAGTGCCAGCAGTCCTTGC GCAGCTATGGAAAAGAGTGGAAAAAGCGAAGTGTTTCCAAGGAGCAGGAGACAGTAGG GTACTGTGTCCAGTTCCGGTTGGGGTCCATTCCAGGGAGCTGTGGGCAGGTGAGGGCACCCCATGCCCAATGGACAAGGTATCTGACCCAGGGCCACACGGTCTGTGTGAGGTGTGAATGGCCTGCCCAGGACGCCAGGAGCCGGTGCTGCTATGGGGATGGCAGTGGGGCCAGAGG GAACCAGCTGTCGCTGTGGCAAGCAGCCGGCCACCCCCTGTGCCGAGGGACCTGGGAGAGACTCAAGCAGCTCCGGGACTGTTCCTGCCCTGAGGTCCACAGCTTCGTCTTCATCTAG